From the genome of Eucalyptus grandis isolate ANBG69807.140 chromosome 2, ASM1654582v1, whole genome shotgun sequence, one region includes:
- the LOC104449311 gene encoding WUSCHEL-related homeobox 4 — MKVHQFARGFFELEPTTLTLGCKRLRPLVPKLPHQTDVVSTAAFVDIKSFIRPESGPRRLGSSSDDKRDPPQVETHPGGTRWNPTQEQIGILEMLYRGGMRTPNAQQIEQITAQLSKYGKIEGKNVFYWFQNHKARERQKQKRNSLGLSHCSRTPTTAATIATVTLNTTKGSEGEIRGEEDSPYKRKCRSWAFDFSEVEEDVSRSSSSSFRDEDEAVHCRTLELFPLHPEGR; from the exons ATGAAGGTTCATCAGTTCGCACGTGGATTCTTTGAGCTCGAACCCACCACCCTCACGCTCGGGTGCAAACGCCTCCGCCCCCTCGTTCCAAAGCTCCCCCACCAGACCGACGTGGTCTCGACTGCCGCATTTGTCGACATCAAGAGCTTCATCCGCCCGGAGAGCGGCCCGCGGAGGCTCGGCTCCTCCTCTGACGACAAGAGAGACCCTCCTCAG GTGGAAACACATCCAGGAGGGACACGTTGGAACCCGACACAAGAGCAAATCGGAATACTCGAGATGCTGTACAGAGGGGGAATGAGAACTCCCAACGCGCAGCAGATCGAGCAGATCACGGCACAGCTCAGCAAGTACGGGAAGATTGAAGGCAAGAACGTGTTCTATTGGTTCCAGAACCACAAAGCCCGCGAGAGGCAGAAGCAGAAGCGCAACAGCCTCGGCCTCTCTCACTGCTCGAGAACCCCCACCACAGCCGCCACCATCGCCACTGTAACTTTGAACACTACTAAG GGATCAGAAGGAGAGATTAGAGGGGAGGAGGACAGTCCATACAAGAGGAAGTGTAGAAGCTGGGCATTTGACTTCTCGGAAGTAGAAGAGGATGTGAGCaggtcatcatcatcttcattcaGAGATGAGGATGAAGCAGTTCACTGTAGAACTCTGGAGCTCTTCCCGTTACACCCGGAAGGCAGATGA